Proteins co-encoded in one Flavobacterium sp. M31R6 genomic window:
- a CDS encoding citrate synthase, which produces MSKIAILEIDGNKFELPVIVGSENEAAVDISKLRDMSGVITLDPGYKNSGSCKSEITFLDGELGILRYRGYSIEELAEKSHFLEVSYLIIFGELPSTERLEQFENDIRKFTLVSEEMKIILDGFPRTAHPMGVLSALTSALTAFNPKSVDADNEKDMYDAVCKTIAKFLVIATWTYRKSMGYPLNYYDNTIGYVENFMNLMFKLPTGPYTADPIVIDALDKLFILHADHEQNCSTSTVRMVGSSHAGLFASISAGVSALWGPLHGGANQAVLEMLEEIHATGGDAEKYLAKAKDKNDPFRLMGFGHRVYKNFDPRAKIIKKAADEVLATLGVNDPILEIAKKLEVSALEDEYFKSRNLYPNVDFYSGIIYRALGIPTDMFTVLFAIGRLPGWIAQWKEMRENKEPIGRPRQIYTGYPLREYVKS; this is translated from the coding sequence ATGTCAAAAATAGCAATATTAGAAATTGACGGCAATAAATTTGAGCTTCCTGTAATTGTAGGAAGTGAAAATGAAGCTGCTGTTGATATTAGTAAATTACGAGATATGTCTGGCGTAATTACCCTTGATCCAGGGTATAAAAATTCTGGTTCTTGTAAAAGTGAAATTACCTTTTTGGATGGTGAACTTGGAATTTTACGTTATAGAGGGTATTCAATTGAAGAATTAGCCGAGAAATCTCATTTTTTAGAAGTTTCATATTTAATAATATTTGGTGAATTGCCTTCTACTGAAAGATTGGAGCAATTTGAAAATGACATTCGAAAATTCACTTTAGTGAGTGAAGAAATGAAGATTATTTTGGACGGTTTTCCAAGAACGGCTCACCCTATGGGAGTGTTATCTGCTTTGACAAGTGCTTTGACTGCTTTTAATCCAAAGTCAGTAGATGCGGATAATGAAAAAGATATGTATGATGCAGTTTGTAAAACTATTGCTAAATTTTTAGTTATTGCTACTTGGACTTATAGAAAAAGTATGGGATATCCATTGAATTATTATGATAATACAATTGGGTATGTTGAGAATTTTATGAATTTGATGTTTAAATTGCCTACTGGGCCATATACTGCAGATCCAATTGTTATTGATGCATTAGATAAATTATTTATTCTTCATGCAGATCATGAACAAAACTGCTCTACTTCAACAGTGAGAATGGTAGGTTCATCACATGCTGGTCTTTTTGCTTCAATATCTGCAGGAGTCTCTGCTTTATGGGGGCCATTACACGGTGGTGCAAACCAAGCGGTTCTAGAAATGTTGGAAGAAATTCATGCTACAGGGGGAGACGCAGAGAAATATTTAGCGAAAGCCAAAGATAAAAACGATCCTTTTAGATTGATGGGCTTTGGACATAGAGTTTATAAAAACTTTGATCCAAGAGCAAAAATAATCAAGAAAGCTGCTGATGAAGTGCTTGCGACTTTGGGAGTAAATGATCCTATTCTTGAAATTGCTAAAAAACTGGAAGTTTCGGCATTAGAAGACGAGTATTTTAAATCAAGAAATTTGTATCCTAACGTTGATTTTTATTCAGGTATTATTTACAGAGCTTTAGGAATTCCAACAGATATGTTTACTGTATTATTTGCAATTGGTAGATTGCCAGGTTGGATTGCTCAATGGAAAGAAATGAGAGAAAACAAAGAACCAATAGGAAGACCAAGGCAGATATATACTGGGTATCCTTTGAGAGAATATGTTAAATCATAA